From the Butyrivibrio fibrisolvens genome, one window contains:
- a CDS encoding motility associated factor glycosyltransferase family protein has product MQLPIIETIYKDSMVIEDLHEVARKITIVEIGEAILLWNKTAIKIEDLITRVGSINIDLARELLDIFKKSRQVTSDFRVLEHLISNELIPIITRAVDMLYEPMRIEDSKRIFERTPSGFVTITDLETGRYIHSPWDPMYEANLLADELYSPDTDSFHILGCGLGYLAYQIWEKSEHSVHINIYEDDMAIIEYARQVGVLSWIDPDYISICDASDLNDMLRRFIDATEHEGALAYVSDWKVGIYEDSIYGDQIDQFDYNKRTERLFRKSWAINVHHNCKQDLKDIEELKKYSDYAGKDFVVVSAGPSLDDSIDYLKKCSKDKVIVSINTSLRKLVMENISPDIVVMLDPHNLRMISHIKGIEEYTYNIPIVFPTNGSQAFISRYKGPKYALYDYEMTQSGFKWNFGGTVASLGLDLAYFLEAGKIYLVGSDLAFPYNQNYADGVAHNTTEGINNIIFTQSVDGGQVATNNVYNEYRRIIEHQIACHPDIPVYNMSRHGADIIGTQKFADELK; this is encoded by the coding sequence GTGCAATTACCCATAATTGAAACCATATACAAAGATTCCATGGTCATAGAAGACTTACATGAAGTAGCCAGGAAGATAACAATTGTTGAAATTGGTGAAGCAATTTTATTATGGAATAAAACTGCCATCAAAATAGAAGACCTTATTACAAGAGTTGGATCAATTAACATAGATTTGGCCAGAGAATTATTGGATATCTTTAAAAAGAGTCGTCAGGTAACAAGTGACTTTAGAGTTCTGGAACATCTTATCAGTAACGAACTTATTCCTATTATCACAAGAGCAGTTGATATGTTATATGAACCTATGCGCATTGAAGATTCAAAGCGTATTTTTGAAAGGACGCCTTCGGGATTTGTAACAATAACAGATTTAGAAACAGGCAGATATATACATAGCCCCTGGGATCCCATGTATGAGGCGAATCTTCTTGCAGATGAATTATACAGCCCGGATACAGACAGCTTTCACATCCTTGGATGTGGTCTTGGATATCTTGCGTATCAGATATGGGAAAAATCAGAACATTCTGTTCATATTAACATATATGAAGATGATATGGCGATAATTGAATATGCCAGGCAGGTAGGTGTTTTATCCTGGATTGATCCTGATTATATTTCAATATGCGATGCTTCTGATTTAAATGATATGTTGAGACGATTTATAGATGCTACAGAACATGAAGGCGCCTTGGCATATGTAAGTGATTGGAAAGTCGGAATATATGAAGATAGTATATATGGAGATCAGATAGATCAGTTTGATTATAATAAGCGAACAGAACGTCTGTTTAGAAAGAGCTGGGCAATTAACGTTCACCATAATTGTAAACAGGATCTGAAAGATATTGAAGAACTGAAAAAATATTCTGATTATGCAGGTAAAGATTTTGTTGTAGTATCAGCAGGACCTTCTTTGGACGATTCTATAGATTATTTGAAGAAGTGTTCCAAAGATAAAGTCATTGTTTCTATAAATACATCACTTAGAAAACTGGTGATGGAGAATATATCTCCTGATATTGTAGTTATGCTTGATCCGCATAATCTAAGAATGATTTCTCATATCAAAGGTATAGAAGAATATACATATAATATTCCTATTGTATTTCCTACAAATGGTAGTCAAGCTTTTATATCAAGATACAAAGGGCCCAAGTATGCTCTTTATGACTACGAGATGACTCAAAGCGGATTTAAGTGGAATTTCGGAGGAACTGTTGCAAGCCTTGGACTAGATCTTGCATATTTCCTTGAGGCCGGGAAGATATATCTTGTAGGCAGTGATCTGGCTTTTCCATATAATCAAAATTATGCTGATGGAGTTGCTCATAATACTACTGAAGGCATTAACAATATTATCTTTACGCAATCTGTCGATGGTGGTCAGGTCGCAACCAATAATGTATACAATGAATATCGTAGGATAATAGAACACCAGATAGCATGTCATCCTGATATTCCTGTTTATAATATGTCCAGACATGGTGCCGATATTATTGGTACTCAAAAATTTGCAGATGAATTGAAATGA